The DNA segment CGCGGCAATGACCACTGTGCCGGGGAGGACTGTCATGCCGCTGACCCGGCGCTGACACGGCGCCCGTGCCGCGAACGCGCGCGTCCGGCCCCTCGCGGTGAGGGGCCGGACGTGGCTGCCGGGAGGCGGCGGGGCTCACTCCTTGACGAAGGCCAGCAGATCGGCGTTGAGGCGGTCCGCGTGGGTGGCGAAGAGGCCGTGCGCGGCGCCCTCGTAGGTGATGAGCCTGCTGTCCGGGATCAGCCCGGTGGTGCGCGGGGCGCACAGCGGGTACGGGGCGGCCAGGTCGGCGGTCCCGTGGATCACCAGGGTGGGGGTCCGCACCGCGGCCGTCTCCGCGCGCTGGTCGGTGGTGAGCAGCGTGCGGTAGATCTCGATGCCGGCTCTCGGCGAGGTGTTCAGGCACATCTCGATCAGCCACTTCGCCAGCTGCGGGGAGATCGGCAGGTTCTCCGGGTCGGGTGCGGCGCCCGCGAAGAACGGCCAGGTCAGCTCGGACAGCCAGGCGGCCCGGTCGGCCTTGATGGCCTGCTCGATCTGGTCGAAGAGGGCGAGGTCGAGCCCGTCGGGGTTGTCGGAGTCGCGCAGCAGGTAGGGGGTGGTCGAGGCGACCAGGGCGAGGCCCGTGACCCGTGTGTCGCCGTACCGGGACAGGTAGCGCACGCACTCCCCGCCGCCGACCGCGTAGCCGACCAGCACGGTGTCCCTCAGGTCGAGGTGGTCGAGCAGGTCGGCGAGGTCGCCGGCGAGGGTGTCGTAGTCGTATCCGGTCCAGGGCTTGTCCGAACGGCCGCTGCCGCGCCGGTCGTAGGTGACGCAGCGCAGTCCGTTCCCGGCGAGGAACGGGGCCTGGAACTCCCACATGCGCGCGTCCGCCATGGCGGCGCCGAGCAGGACGACGGGGCGTCCCTCGCCCCAGTCGTCGTAGTGCAGCCGGGTTCCGTCCCGGGTGGTGAAGTACGGCATCGCGGTGTGCCTCCTTTCCAGTGGTGGTGGGGACGCTCGTGCCGCCGGTGGTGCGTGGCGTCAGCTCCGGGCGGCGCGGCCGGGGGCCGACAGCACGAGCAGCGAGGCGAGCAGGCCCAGGCAAACGAGCGGGATCAGGGTGACGGTGAAGGCGTGCGGGTAGGCGTCCGCCTTGCCGCCCGCGCGGGCCAGGGCCGGGAAGAAGACGGCGCCGGCGATGGCCACGCCGACGGCGGCGCCGCCCTCCTGCGCGGTGTTCAGCAGTCCGGAGGCCGCGGCCGCGTGCTCGGGGACCGCGCCGCCGAGCACCAGGTTGGTCAGCGGCCCGGTGGTCAGGCCCATGCCGAGCCCAGCGACGAGCAGCATCGGCAGCAGCCAGAGCGCGGAACCGTCCAGCTTCAGGTCCCAGGCGGTGAGCGCGATGGCGGTGTAGCCGATGGCGAGGATCAGCGGACCGGCCGCGACCCGGCGGGCGTTGACCGAGGCGGCGAACCGGGCCGAGACGATGGAGGCGCCGAAGTAGCCGACGCCCAGCGCCAGGAACATCGAGCCGGACTCCAGCGGGCTCATGCCCCGGCCCAGTTGGAGGTAGAGGGCGAGGGTGAAGAAGAACGAGCCCATGGCCAGGAAGTAGGCGACCGTGGCGAGCAGGCCCACCGAGAACAGCCGGGAGCGGAACATGCCCGGCTCGATCAGCGGGCCGCGCCCGGCGGCGGACCGGCGGCGCAGATGCCAGACGGTGACGGCGAGCAGCACGGCCGCGACGGCCAGCGACTCCCACACCCACGCCGGCCAGTGCCGCTCCTGGCCCTCCAGGAGCGCGAACACGATGAGGCCGAGGGCGACGGTGATCAGCAGGGCGCCGAGCAGGTCCAGCCGGGTGCCGCCCTGGCCCCGGGACTCGGGGATGGTACGGCGGGTCATGGCCAGGGAGACCAGGCACAGCGGCACGTTGATCAGGAAGATCGTGCGCCAGCTGAGCCCCGCCACGTCGACGGAGATCAGCGCGCCGCCGATGAACTGGCCGAAGACACCGGCGAGTCCGATGACCAGGCCGTAGACGGTGAAGGCACGGTCGCGGGCGGCGCCGGTGTAGACGGTGCTGATGATGCCGAGGACCTGCGGGACCATCAGCGCGGCGGAGCCGCCCTGGAGGATCCGGGCGACTCCGAGGAAGGTCACCGTGGGGGCGAAGCTGCACGCGGCCGAGGTGATCATGAAGAGCACCATGCCGAGGGCGAACAGCCGGCGCCGGCCGTAGAGGTCGCCGAGCCGGCCGCCGGTGATCAGGCCCGAGGTGAAGGCGACGCCGTAGCCGACGATGATCAGCTGGGCCTGGGCGGCGGTGGCGTGCAGGTCGGATTTGATGGCCGGGACGGCCACGTTGGCGATGAAGAAGTCGAGCACGGTGATGAACGTGCCGATGAGGACCACCGCCAGGGCGCCCGGCGAGGGGGCCGCGGCACCGTCGGAGGCCGTCCGCTCGCGCCCCTCCGCCGCGATGTCCGGAGTTAACTCCTGAGTCATGACGACTCCGTTTCTCGATCTTTCGGTCGGTTGCTGCGGTGACCGGCCGGTCACCAGGTCACGGGGAGACGGGTCACCCCGTGGAAAACGGTGCCCCGGCGGAACAGCGTGCGCGGATCGGCGGCGAGGCGGAGGTTCGGGAAGCGGCGCAGCAGCGTGCGCAGCGCCAGGTCCATTTCGAGGCGGGCCAGCGGGGCGCCCTGGCAGTAGTGCGGGCCGAAGCCCCACTGGAGGTGGCCGCTGGTGTCGCGCTCGGGGTCGATGCGGTGCGGACAGGCGAAGACGGTCTCGTCGTGGTTGCCGGCGGGCACCGAGATCACCACGGCGTCGCCCTTCTCCAGGCGCGCACCGCCCAGTTCCATGTCCTCGAGGGCCAGGCGGACCATGGCGTCCTGGGAGATCGACCAGTAACGCAGCGACTCCTCGACGAAGTTGGGGATCAGCGCACCGTCGTCGGCGGCGACCCGGGCGCGCAGGTCGTCGTCGCGCAGCAGGGCGAGGATGTTCAGGGCGATCTGGTTGGTCGTGGTCTCGTGGCCCGCGACCAGGACCAGGCGGGCGATGCCGACGAGTTCGTCCAGGGTGATGGCGCCGGTGGCGTGGTGGCGCACGGCGAGCCGGCTCATCAGGTCGTCGCCGGGCTCGGTGAGCTTGCGCAGCGCCAGCTTGGCGAGGTACTCGGACATCTCCACGAACGCGGCCTGGGAGACGGCCGGGTCCTCCTGGGAGATGGTGACGCGGGTCTTCTCGATGAAGAACGGCGAGTCCTCCTCGGGGACGCCCAGCAGGCGCGCGATCACGAGGGTGGGCAGCGCCCGGGAGAAGACGGCGTGCAGATCGGCGGGCTGGGGCTGGGCGGCCAGCTCGTCCAGCAGCTCGTCCACCAGGCGCTGCACGGGCTCGCGCAGCCGCTTGACCCGGCGGGCGGTGAACTCGGTCTGGATCATGCCGCGCAGCCGGGCGTGCTCCGGGTCGTCCAGGCGCAGGAAGGAGCTGGGGTTGCCGCCGGGCGGCACCTGGATGCGCACGGGGGCACCCGGTAACGTCTCGTCGGCGCTGAGCCGGGGGTCGGCGAGCGCCTGGCGCACATCGGCGTACCGGGTCACGAGCCAGCCCAGCCGGGACTCGGCCGCGCCGGCCGGGATGCGCACCACGCGCGGGGGCGCCTGGCGCAGTTCGGCGAGGATGGGCGGCGGGCTGCCGTCCTCGGCCCGGGCGAAGGGCCAGTCCAGTATGTCGGCGTGGTCGGCGAGCGACATGCTTGTCCTCCAGGTCCGGGGGGCAAAGGCGATCCGCGGCACCGACTCGCTTCCTGTGCTCGACACGACGGTGGGTTCGTCGACGCGGGGCGGCAAGGGGAATTTTTTCCTCCGAGCCGTGCGCGCGGACGTCGTGGCGCCACTGTCGCGCACCACGCTGACACCGCGCTGACGTAGCACTGACACCGGGCCCGGCGGGGGCCCGTGTGCGGTTCGGTGCGGGATCTCTCAGAAGCGAATTGGGTAATGACTTTGCCAAGCCGCGCTGACCTGAGGCTGATCCGGAACTGACGGACGGGGCCGGGACAGGGCCGTGGTGGGGCACGACCCTCCGGTTTTGGCCACCATGAGGAACTCTTTACCCGGAGTCGATGTCACCAGGTGACGGGGAGCTCCTCCAGGCCGTAGACCAGGGTGTTCTGGCGGAAGCGGACGTCCTCGACCGGCACGGCCAGGCGCAGCGCGGGGAAGCGGGCGAAGAGCCGGCTGAGGCAGACCTCCAGTTCCATGCGGGCCAGCGAGGCGCCCGGGCACAGGTGGGGGCCGAAGCCGAAAGCGAGGTGACCTGCGGCGTCGCGGTGGATGTCGAGCCGCTCGGCGCCGGGGTAGACCGACTCGTCGTGGTTGGCGGCGGGGATGGCGAGAACGATTCCCTCACCCTTGCGGATGCGTGCGCCGCCGAGTTCGATATCGCCCACCGCCACTCTCACCTGGTTGTCCTGCGAGATGGACCAGTAGCGCAGGAGTTCCTCGACGGCGGGCTTGAACAGGACGGGATCGGCGCGGAGTTCGGACAGCTGACCGGGGTCGCGCAGCAGGCTGAGCACGCTGAGACCGATCTGGTGGGCCGTGGTCTCGTGCCCGGCGACGAGGAAGAAGCGGGCCATGGACACGAGTTCGTCGTGGGTCAGCTCGCCGCTCGCCACATAGCGGGTGGCGAGGCGGCTGATGAGGTCGTCGCGCGGGTCGGCGGTGCGCTCGGTCACCAGCCGGTCGAGCAGGCGGGTCATGGTGACGAAGGCGGCGTAGGTCTCCTCGGGGCCGGCCTCCTGGGACAGCACGACGCGGCTCTGCTCGGTGAAGTCGGCCTCGTCCTGCTCGGGCACGCCGAGCATGCGGGCGATGACCAGCGCGGGTAGGCGGACGGCGAACTCGGTCACGAGGTCGACGGGTCTGGGTCTGCGCTCCAGCTCGTCGAGCAGACGGTCGACGAGGAGTTCCACCTCGGGCCGCAGGGCGCGGGTACGGCGGGCGGTGAACTCGGTCAGCGCCATCCGGCGCAGCCGGCCATGCTCGGGGTCGTCCATGCGACTGAAAGACATCACTCCGGGCTCCGGCGGCAGCTGGATCCGGATGGGGAAGCCGGGCTGCTGGTCGTCGGCGCTGAACCGGTTGTCGTTGAGCACCTGGCGCACGTCCGCGTGCCGGGTGACCAGCCAGGCGTCGCCGCCGCGGATGCGCACTCGCGTGGGCGCGTCCTCGCGCAGGTCGCGGTAGGCGTCCGGCGGCGCGTAGGGGCAGGTGCGGGGCATCGGCCACTCGGCGAGTTGGTGCTGGTCGCAGGCGGACATCGGGTTCCCTCCGTTGGCTGAATCTCAGCGTTGGAAGGACATCGTGGCGAGCGTAACTGACGTGAATCTGACGGTTAACTGATTCGTTTTCGGCCAGTCAATGGCTGGTTTACGAGAGGTCAAGGGGAGCGGGATGCACTGTTCCGGAACACGCGAACGGGGGCCGGCGCTCGCGCGCCGGCCCCCGTCGGGGCGATCGGAAGGGGCCTCAGACGGCCGGTGCCGCCTCGGGGGCCGGCACCGGCCCCGCTTCGGCCGCCGCCGGCCGGGGCAGCAGCTGCACCAGGCAGGCGACCAGGACGCAGATCCCCGCCTGGACCAGCAGTCCGACGCTGAAGGCGTGTGCGTAGGAGTGCGCGGAGACATGCGATCCGGCGACCCCGAAGAAGACCACGCCGAGTACGGCGATGCCGATCGCGTTGCCCATCTCCTGGGCCGTGGAGAACACCCCGGACGCGGCGGCCGCGTGCTGCGGGGCGACCCCGGCCAGGACCAGCGAGGCGAGCGGGGCGATCACGAAGCCCATGCCGAGACCGGCCACGACCATGGCCGGAATGCACCAGGCGACGTTCCCGGTGCTGTCCAGGTGCCATGCGGTTTCGGCCAGGCCCAGGTTGCCCACGGCCTGGAGCACCGCGCCGAGGGCGAGCACCTGCTTGCCGAGCTTGGCGGCGACCTTGGGCGACTGCGCGGAGCCGAGGAAGAAGCCGAGGCCGAGCGGCATGAACAGCAGACCGGACTTGAGCGCGGACACGCCCCGGCCCTCCTGGAGGTACAGCGCGAGGACCAGGAAGAAGGAGGCCATCGCGGCGAAGAACACCAGCAGGGAGACGACGCCGACGCCGAACGCGCGGTCCGCGAACAGGCTCGGGTGGACCAGCGGCGATCCGTCCCGGGCGGCCTTGCGGCGCTGCGTCCACCAGAACGCGGCCAGCAGCGGCACGGCCGCCACCAGGCACTCCCACGTCCAGGCCGGCCAGCCCTGCTCGCGGCCCTGGACCAGCGGCAGCACGATGGCCGTCAGGCCGGCGGTCACCAGCACGACACCGGTCCAGTCGAGGCCCGTACGGCCCTCCGCGCGGGACTCGGGGACCACCTTCGGGGTGAGCAGCAGGACGACGGCGCCGATCGGGGCGTTGATCAGGAAGATGGTCCGCCAGTCCCAGCCGAAGAGGTCGGCCTTGATCAGCAGACCGCCGATCAGCTGGCCGAACACGGCGGAGGCGCCCATCGTGATGCCGTACGCGTTGAACGCGGCGACCCTGGCCTTGCCCGTGTAGGCGGTGGTCAGGATGCCGAGGACCTGCGGGATCACCAGCGCGGCCGCGGCACCCTGCACGGCGCGGGCCGCGATCAGCTCGGGCATGTTCGGCGCGATGCCGCAGGCCAGCGAGGCCAGCGCGAACAGGGCCAGGCCGATGGCGAACACCTTGCGGCGGCCGTACAGGTCGCCGAGCCGGCCGCCGGTGATGAGCATGGCGGACAGGCCGATGTTGAAGGTCGCCGCCACCAGCTGGATCTCGGCGCTGGTGGCGTGCATGTCCCGCTGGAGGGAGGGGATGGCCACATTGACGATGAAGAAGTCGATGTTGGCGATGAACAGGCCGAGCAACACCACGAGGAGAGCACCCCAGGCGGGCTTGCCGCCGGTTTCCCCGTGGTCCGTTGCCGGCGCGGACTCGGCAGCTCTGCCGGTCGGTTCCGCTTCGGTGGTCATGGACGTGACTCCTCTTGGTGCGCTGACGGCGCGTCCGTCGGCGGACACGCGGATCGGGGGCCGGCGGCCGGGCCCGCGAACGGGCCGCGGCCGCGCGGCTCAGGACGTGGGCGCCTTCTTGGGCGGGCGCGGGAACAGCTGGACCAGGGCGGCCACTCCGAGCGCGAACGGCACCAGCAGATAGACGCTGGCCCGGAAGGCGTCGGCGTAGGCGTCGGGGCCGGTGCCGCGGCCCAGGACGTGGTAGAAGACCACGCCCACCAGCGCGACGCCGATCGCGCCGCCGACCTGGTTGGCGGTGGACAGCACCCCGGAGGCCGCGCCCGCGTGGCGCGGGTCGGTGCCCGCGAGGGCCACGGTGGCCAGCGGCGCCATCACCATGGCCATGCCGGCGCCGCCGACCAGCAGCCCGGGTACCAGCCAGGCGACCTCTCCGTGGGTGCCGATGTGCTCCACGGCGGCGTACAGGCCGATCAGACTGGCCGTCAGCACCAGCGCGCCGACCGCGAGGGTCTGCCGGCCGAGCGCCGCGGCGATCTGCTTGGCGGTCAGCGAGACCCCGAGGAAGCCCACGCCGAGCGGCAGGAAGACCAGGCCGGAGTCGAGCGCGCTGAGCCCGCAGCCCTGCTGGAGGTAGAGGGCGAGCACCAGGAAGAACGAGGCCATGCCCGAGTAG comes from the Streptomyces sp. SUK 48 genome and includes:
- a CDS encoding cytochrome P450, with the translated sequence MSACDQHQLAEWPMPRTCPYAPPDAYRDLREDAPTRVRIRGGDAWLVTRHADVRQVLNDNRFSADDQQPGFPIRIQLPPEPGVMSFSRMDDPEHGRLRRMALTEFTARRTRALRPEVELLVDRLLDELERRPRPVDLVTEFAVRLPALVIARMLGVPEQDEADFTEQSRVVLSQEAGPEETYAAFVTMTRLLDRLVTERTADPRDDLISRLATRYVASGELTHDELVSMARFFLVAGHETTAHQIGLSVLSLLRDPGQLSELRADPVLFKPAVEELLRYWSISQDNQVRVAVGDIELGGARIRKGEGIVLAIPAANHDESVYPGAERLDIHRDAAGHLAFGFGPHLCPGASLARMELEVCLSRLFARFPALRLAVPVEDVRFRQNTLVYGLEELPVTW
- a CDS encoding MFS transporter, whose amino-acid sequence is MTTEAEPTGRAAESAPATDHGETGGKPAWGALLVVLLGLFIANIDFFIVNVAIPSLQRDMHATSAEIQLVAATFNIGLSAMLITGGRLGDLYGRRKVFAIGLALFALASLACGIAPNMPELIAARAVQGAAAALVIPQVLGILTTAYTGKARVAAFNAYGITMGASAVFGQLIGGLLIKADLFGWDWRTIFLINAPIGAVVLLLTPKVVPESRAEGRTGLDWTGVVLVTAGLTAIVLPLVQGREQGWPAWTWECLVAAVPLLAAFWWTQRRKAARDGSPLVHPSLFADRAFGVGVVSLLVFFAAMASFFLVLALYLQEGRGVSALKSGLLFMPLGLGFFLGSAQSPKVAAKLGKQVLALGAVLQAVGNLGLAETAWHLDSTGNVAWCIPAMVVAGLGMGFVIAPLASLVLAGVAPQHAAAASGVFSTAQEMGNAIGIAVLGVVFFGVAGSHVSAHSYAHAFSVGLLVQAGICVLVACLVQLLPRPAAAEAGPVPAPEAAPAV
- a CDS encoding cytochrome P450 produces the protein MSLADHADILDWPFARAEDGSPPPILAELRQAPPRVVRIPAGAAESRLGWLVTRYADVRQALADPRLSADETLPGAPVRIQVPPGGNPSSFLRLDDPEHARLRGMIQTEFTARRVKRLREPVQRLVDELLDELAAQPQPADLHAVFSRALPTLVIARLLGVPEEDSPFFIEKTRVTISQEDPAVSQAAFVEMSEYLAKLALRKLTEPGDDLMSRLAVRHHATGAITLDELVGIARLVLVAGHETTTNQIALNILALLRDDDLRARVAADDGALIPNFVEESLRYWSISQDAMVRLALEDMELGGARLEKGDAVVISVPAGNHDETVFACPHRIDPERDTSGHLQWGFGPHYCQGAPLARLEMDLALRTLLRRFPNLRLAADPRTLFRRGTVFHGVTRLPVTW
- a CDS encoding alpha/beta hydrolase, whose amino-acid sequence is MPYFTTRDGTRLHYDDWGEGRPVVLLGAAMADARMWEFQAPFLAGNGLRCVTYDRRGSGRSDKPWTGYDYDTLAGDLADLLDHLDLRDTVLVGYAVGGGECVRYLSRYGDTRVTGLALVASTTPYLLRDSDNPDGLDLALFDQIEQAIKADRAAWLSELTWPFFAGAAPDPENLPISPQLAKWLIEMCLNTSPRAGIEIYRTLLTTDQRAETAAVRTPTLVIHGTADLAAPYPLCAPRTTGLIPDSRLITYEGAAHGLFATHADRLNADLLAFVKE
- a CDS encoding MFS transporter; its protein translation is MTQELTPDIAAEGRERTASDGAAAPSPGALAVVLIGTFITVLDFFIANVAVPAIKSDLHATAAQAQLIIVGYGVAFTSGLITGGRLGDLYGRRRLFALGMVLFMITSAACSFAPTVTFLGVARILQGGSAALMVPQVLGIISTVYTGAARDRAFTVYGLVIGLAGVFGQFIGGALISVDVAGLSWRTIFLINVPLCLVSLAMTRRTIPESRGQGGTRLDLLGALLITVALGLIVFALLEGQERHWPAWVWESLAVAAVLLAVTVWHLRRRSAAGRGPLIEPGMFRSRLFSVGLLATVAYFLAMGSFFFTLALYLQLGRGMSPLESGSMFLALGVGYFGASIVSARFAASVNARRVAAGPLILAIGYTAIALTAWDLKLDGSALWLLPMLLVAGLGMGLTTGPLTNLVLGGAVPEHAAAASGLLNTAQEGGAAVGVAIAGAVFFPALARAGGKADAYPHAFTVTLIPLVCLGLLASLLVLSAPGRAARS